In Labrus mixtus chromosome 11, fLabMix1.1, whole genome shotgun sequence, a single window of DNA contains:
- the LOC132983136 gene encoding hepcidin-like, whose amino-acid sequence MKTFSALVAVATLVTFICVQENSAVPLTEVQELEEPMSNENAVADLPEISVDSWKMPYLNNRKKLHIKCKVCCGCCGIGICCLKCKF is encoded by the exons ATGAAGACATTCAGCGCTTTAGTTGCTGTGGCCACATTGgtcacatttatttgtgttcagGAGAACTCTGCTGTGCCATTAACTGAg GTTCAAGAACTGGAGGAGCCAATGAGCAATGAGAACGCAGTTGCTGACCTTCCAGAGATCTCAGTGGACTCATGGAAG ATGCCATatttaaacaacagaaagaaactGCACATTAAGTGTAAAGTTTGCTGTGGCTGCTGCGGCATCGGCATCTGTTGCCTGAAGTGCAAATTCTGA
- the LOC132983138 gene encoding hepcidin-like — translation MRTISVNILVAVMLTFMCDQEGSAVPVAQIHLEEPMSKDNPVPDLPEISVDSWKMPYLNNRKKLHIKCKVCCGCCGIGICCLKCKF, via the exons ATGAGGACAATCAGTGTTAACATTCTTGTGGCAGTCATGCTCACATTTATGTGTGATCAGGAGGGCTCTGCTGTCCCGGTCGCTCAG ATTCACCTGGAGGAGCCAATGAGCAAAGACAATCCAGTTCCTGACCTTCCAGAGATCTCAGTGGACTCATGGAAG ATGCCATatttaaacaacagaaagaaactGCACATTAAGTGTAAAGTTTGCTGTGGCTGCTGCGGCATCGGCATCTGTTGCCTGAAGTGCAAATTCTGA